From the genome of Paraburkholderia flava, one region includes:
- a CDS encoding lactonase family protein: MNATLRIIATAAAGMMASMIAHAATYAYVSNADSRDISVFSVDTSDGKLTNVETVPVDGTVMPMALSPDHHRLYAALRSTPYRVVSFAIDPLNGKLIELGRAPLAESMAYVSTDATGRYLFSASYGGNLLAVNAIGSNGVAGDVLQTIKTGPMAHAIRLSPSGRYAFASVLGADAWLRLPFDASTGKLTENADPAYRLPEKSGPRHFVFSANGRFAYLIDELDGKLHVLSLTHSDDTVKPIQVISILPEHFSGDKPWGADVHLTPDGRFLYASERTSSTLAVYRVDPASGKLTRIGTYPTEKQPRGFNIDPSGRYLLAVGQLSPTMSVYRIEPKSGHLEAIGKYPVGKGANWVEIVTYDGSN; this comes from the coding sequence ATGAATGCAACTCTCCGGATCATCGCCACCGCCGCAGCCGGCATGATGGCGTCGATGATCGCGCACGCCGCGACGTATGCGTATGTGTCGAACGCCGACAGCCGCGACATCTCGGTGTTCAGCGTCGATACGTCCGATGGAAAACTGACGAACGTCGAGACCGTGCCGGTCGACGGCACCGTGATGCCGATGGCGCTGTCGCCGGATCATCATCGCCTGTACGCCGCGCTGCGCTCGACGCCGTACCGCGTCGTGAGCTTTGCGATCGATCCGCTGAACGGCAAGCTGATCGAACTGGGCCGCGCACCGCTCGCCGAAAGCATGGCGTACGTGTCGACCGATGCGACGGGCCGCTATCTGTTCTCCGCATCGTATGGCGGCAACCTGCTGGCGGTGAACGCGATCGGCAGCAACGGCGTCGCGGGCGACGTGCTGCAGACGATCAAGACAGGACCGATGGCGCACGCGATCCGCCTGTCGCCGAGCGGCCGCTATGCGTTCGCATCGGTGCTGGGCGCGGACGCGTGGCTGCGTCTGCCGTTCGACGCATCGACCGGCAAGCTCACCGAAAACGCCGATCCCGCGTACCGGTTGCCGGAAAAATCCGGGCCGCGTCACTTCGTGTTCTCCGCGAACGGACGTTTCGCGTATCTGATCGACGAACTCGACGGCAAGCTGCACGTGCTGTCACTTACGCACTCGGACGATACGGTCAAGCCGATCCAGGTCATCTCGATCCTTCCGGAGCATTTCTCGGGCGACAAGCCGTGGGGCGCCGATGTTCATCTGACGCCGGATGGACGCTTCCTGTACGCGTCGGAACGCACGTCGAGCACGCTGGCCGTCTATCGCGTCGATCCTGCGTCGGGCAAGCTCACGCGCATCGGTACGTATCCGACGGAGAAACAGCCGCGCGGTTTCAATATCGATCCGTCGGGACGCTATCTGCTCGCGGTCGGTCAGCTGTCGCCGACGATGAGCGTCTACCGGATCGAACCGAAGAGCGGTCACCTCGAAGCAATCGGCAAGTATCCGGTTGGCAAGGGGGCGAACTGGGTGGAGATCGTGACTTACGATGGGTCGAACTGA
- a CDS encoding methyl-accepting chemotaxis protein, with the protein MRNFKVGSSLLIVLAVFATMITIGGVTGIVALKNANTNAKRLHELARQTVLVNDSYKDSTRTRSALVRAYVALKEHNDLVVRDSALQSAKRTFDLSAKETQLFQTALEISGVDGSLKQQLVDSSTSLANLLARATDALRNGDTAAYAAINDKDITVAGQVYSANVEKFQRLANQLSEDTIDEDNAHYERIVAMVGIGIALALALTVATHFALRSLVARPLAEAALLLDQIASNELTHEVPPAGNNEIGRLFSAMRRMQSGLAQTVVGVRNSSESIHTAAREIAAGNLDLSSRTEEQSASLEETVASMGELMSTVKRNADHAQQASELASGAATLAQSGGEMVARSVEMMGVVRASSQKIAEITGMIDSIAFQTNILALNAAVESARAGEQGRGFAVVAGEVRTLAQRSAGAAREIRQLIGASIDDVNNGNQLVTQAGQSMNEIVAAIRRVATIMTEITTATVEQSAGIVQVGEAVSQMEQMTQHNAALVEQAGAAASALEHQAHLMKAAMSVFRVAATA; encoded by the coding sequence CTACACGAACTCGCACGCCAGACGGTGCTCGTCAACGACAGCTACAAGGACAGCACGCGCACCCGCTCCGCGCTGGTGCGCGCGTACGTTGCGCTGAAAGAACACAACGACCTGGTTGTGCGCGACTCGGCGCTGCAGAGCGCGAAGCGGACCTTCGATCTATCGGCGAAAGAAACACAGCTGTTCCAGACCGCACTGGAGATCTCCGGTGTCGACGGAAGTCTCAAGCAGCAACTGGTCGACTCGTCGACAAGCCTCGCGAACCTGCTGGCCCGTGCGACCGACGCGCTGCGCAATGGCGACACCGCCGCCTACGCGGCGATCAACGACAAGGACATCACCGTGGCGGGACAGGTCTATTCCGCCAACGTCGAGAAATTCCAGCGCCTCGCGAACCAGCTGTCGGAAGACACGATCGACGAAGACAACGCGCACTACGAGCGGATCGTCGCGATGGTCGGTATCGGCATTGCGCTCGCGCTGGCGCTGACCGTCGCGACGCATTTCGCGCTGCGCAGTCTCGTTGCGCGACCGCTTGCCGAGGCCGCGTTGCTGCTCGACCAGATCGCATCGAACGAACTCACGCACGAAGTGCCGCCTGCGGGCAACAATGAAATCGGGCGACTGTTTTCGGCGATGCGACGAATGCAGTCGGGTCTCGCGCAAACCGTGGTCGGCGTACGCAACAGCAGCGAATCGATTCATACAGCCGCACGCGAAATCGCCGCGGGCAACCTGGATCTGTCGAGCCGCACGGAGGAGCAATCCGCGTCGCTCGAAGAAACCGTCGCGAGCATGGGCGAACTGATGTCGACGGTGAAGCGCAACGCCGATCACGCGCAGCAGGCGAGCGAACTCGCCTCCGGCGCCGCGACGCTCGCGCAGAGCGGCGGCGAGATGGTCGCGCGATCCGTCGAAATGATGGGAGTCGTGCGCGCGAGCTCGCAGAAGATCGCGGAGATCACCGGGATGATCGACAGCATCGCGTTCCAGACCAACATCCTCGCGCTGAACGCAGCGGTCGAATCGGCGCGTGCCGGCGAACAGGGACGCGGCTTCGCGGTCGTCGCGGGTGAAGTGCGCACGCTCGCGCAACGCAGCGCAGGCGCGGCGCGCGAGATTCGCCAGTTGATCGGCGCGTCGATCGACGACGTGAACAACGGCAATCAGCTCGTCACGCAGGCGGGGCAATCGATGAACGAGATCGTTGCCGCGATACGGCGCGTCGCGACGATCATGACCGAGATCACGACGGCCACCGTCGAGCAAAGCGCGGGCATCGTGCAGGTCGGCGAGGCCGTCAGCCAGATGGAACAGATGACGCAGCACAACGCGGCACTCGTCGAGCAGGCGGGCGCGGCGGCCAGCGCGCTCGAGCATCAGGCGCATTTGATGAAGGCCGCGATGTCGGTGTTCCGTGTCGCGGCCACTGCATGA